One Brassica napus cultivar Da-Ae chromosome C2, Da-Ae, whole genome shotgun sequence DNA window includes the following coding sequences:
- the BNAC02G35690D gene encoding uncharacterized protein BNAC02G35690D — translation MSDLLAETLTRSDSVAKKRVRHELDELVLDSPDVKRLRDDLFDDSGHDSEIQDLDSLMKSFEDELSSTTTEQGSGETLPDLGYLFEASDDELGLPPPPPPPSTLLHPSSEETEKTVTELVRASSEVDVLSGFEEDVTGFGAFDLDDGLFEYSDVCLDSGDMFSWRPETLPAE, via the coding sequence ATGAGCGATTTATTAGCTGAGACACTAACACGGAGTGACTCGGTTGCTAAGAAGCGAGTCAGACACGAGTTGGACGAGCTAGTTCTCGACTCGCCTGACGTGAAGCGGTTGAGAGACGATTTATTCGATGACTCGGGTCATGACTCAGAGATTCAAGATCTTGACTCGTTGATGAAAAGCTTCGAGGATGAGTTGTCGTCGACTACGACGGAGCAAGGATCCGGCGAGACTCTGCCGGATCTCGGTTACCTTTTCGAAGCTTCCGACGACGAGCTAGGTTTGCCTCCGCCACCACCGCCACCGTCTACGCTTCTTCATCCGTCGTCTGAAGAAACGGAGAAGACGGTTACGGAGTTGGTACGCGCGTCGTCGGAAGTCGACGTGTTAAGTGGATTTGAGGAGGATGTTACGGGTTTCGGAGCTTTCGATCTGGATGATGGGCTATTCGAATATTCCGATGTTTGTTTAGATTCCGGTGACATGTTTTCATGGCGGCCGGAAACTTTACCGGCGGAGTAA